Proteins from a single region of Harmonia axyridis chromosome 4, icHarAxyr1.1, whole genome shotgun sequence:
- the LOC123677851 gene encoding uncharacterized protein LOC123677851 → MYSNIVMAKSRVSTLKTLSIPRLELQGAVLGARSARTIREKHSIPISRQYFWTDSRTVTSWLKSDPLKLKPFVSHRVDEILDISEENEWNWISTKENVADEGTRDSINCEWSELSRWNIGPSFLRCDEDTWFRENEIEIDKGENEEMDEFFSEMKKEYVALITEGDNLIESIPKIERFSSYLRLIRSTAWLLIAIQVFRGTIKSFFELLPDEVDKAEKLWFKLVQEACFREEIQSLKNKKPVDKTSRLYKLSPMLDSEGIVRINGRIGESEDIC, encoded by the exons ATGTATTCCAATATAGTTATGGCAAAATCAAGAGTAAGTACTCTGAAAACCTTATCTATCCCTAGATTAGAACTTCAAGGGGCAGTACTGGGAGCTCGTTCGGCTAGAACAATAAGAGAAAAACACAGTATTCCTATAAGTCGTCAGTATTTTTGGACGGATTCCCGGACAGTAACCAGTTGGTTGAAATCAGACCCTCTCAAACTTAAGCCATTTGTGAGTCATAGagttgatgaaatattggatataTCTGAAGAGAATGAATGGAATTGGATTTCAACAAAGGAGAATGTAGCAGATGAAGGAACCAGGGATA gtatAAATTGTGAATGGTCGGAATTAAGTAGGTGGAACATTGGTCCATCCTTCCTCAGATGCGATGAAGACACGTGGTTCAGAGAAAACGAAATAGAGATAGAcaaaggagaaaatgaagaaatggacgaatttttcagtgaaatgaaaaaagaatacgTTGCTCTGATAACGGAAGGAGACAATTTAATTGAGtctattccaaaaattgaaaggttttcATCTTATCTTCGACTCATAAGGTCAACTGCCTGGTTGTTGATAGCTATTCAAGTTTTCAGAGGTACCATAAAATCGTTCTTTGAGTTATTACCAGATGAAGTAGACAAAGCTGAAAAATTATGGTTTAAACTTGTACAGGAAGCATGTTTCAGGGAAGAAATTCAAAGTTTAAAGAATAAGAAGCCTGTCGATAAAACGAGTAGACTTTATAAATTATCGCCAATGTTGGATAGTGAAGGAATTGTAAGGATAAACGGAAGAATAGGAGAATCAGAAGATATCTGTTAA
- the LOC123677498 gene encoding putative ankyrin repeat protein RF_0381, with product MADFENPHDKTELHIAVQENKAALVRKLLKEGTDVNYKDINSGTPLHTAAENGNVEIAKILLEFKADIRAKDKYGRTTLNAAFWNGEELAALLLDKLDDINISTNNRDDTPLHLAVESCYPELVKSILNKGGRVNAKKYRGRTPLHVACEVGNGAIARSLLEFGADYNCKDDTGDTPLLIASRNGKEEVVRALLEHHVDVNVRVRKGEAALHFLVEKKVSEETVRLLLNKGAEVNVGSIINRTPLHIGAINGQTNTVEALLEYGAYTNFQDANGQIPLHLACMQGNEDVIRLLIRYGSNLDLANELGKTPLHYAVLFGCCKIVEMLLVEGADPNVRNIDHRTPLAYAVCEMLNCEMVSILLQYGADINSQDIYGLTPLHIASRASGKELVSHLLEMGADVNAIDYQNRTALDIALNESVGNQRVIYILKENIIMRNTADLYVCEENLNNLEFDEELEYFQEVCRKEVEKMEKFKLGGSTVSYHNILTKSIHKLAKIIMNQDVLRALKTVNHQNEFPLYSNITERIIKNNFRDAFVRRQLLDSSIELFDFLLKLPQNCIDHILIYLSNDDMVNWIASFDK from the coding sequence ATGGCAGACTTCGAGAATCCACACGACAAAACTGAACTACATATAGCCGTACAAGAAAATAAAGCAGCGTTGGTTAGGAAACTGCTTAAAGAAGGTACTGATGTCAATTATAAGGATATAAATAGCGGCACACCATTGCATACGGCAGCCGAAAACGGGAACGTTGAAATTGCGAAAATCTTGCTAGAGTTCAAAGCCGATATCCGCGCTAAAGATAAATACGGACGGACGACCCTGAATGCAGCCTTTTGGAACGGCGAAGAACTCGCAGCGCTTCTTCTAGACAAACTCGATGACATCAACATCTCTACAAACAATAGAGATGACACTCCTCTTCATCTAGCCGTGGAATCATGCTATCCAGAATTGGTCAAATCCATATTGAACAAAGGCGGTCGGGTGAACGCCAAGAAATATAGAGGTAGGACACCCCTTCACGTTGCTTGCGAAGTTGGCAACGGAGCTATAGCAAGGAGTCTTTTGGAGTTCGGCGCCGATTACAACTGTAAGGATGATACTGGAGACACTCCTTTACTTATAGCTTCCAGAAACGGAAAAGAAGAAGTAGTGCGAGCGCTGTTAGAACACCACGTTGACGTTAACGTACGAGTCAGGAAGGGCGAAGCGGCTTTGCATTTCTTGGTTGAAAAGAAAGTTAGCGAGGAAACAGTTAGATTGCTGTTAAACAAGGGGGCTGAGGTTAACGTGGGCTCCATTATAAACAGAACACCGCTGCATATTGGTGCCATAAATGGTCAAACCAACACGGTTGAAGCTCTGCTTGAATATGGAGCTTATACAAACTTTCAAGACGCTAATGGACAGATTCCACTCCATTTAGCTTGCATGCAAGGTAACGAGGACGTTATCAGATTATTAATTCGTTATGGTTCTAATCTTGACCTTGCAAATGAGTTGGGTAAAACCCCGCTCCATTACGCGGTGCTTTTTGGTTGTTGCAAAATCGTCGAGATGCTACTTGTGGAAGGAGCAGATCCAAATGTCCGGAATATCGACCATAGAACCCCTTTAGCATACGCCGTTTGTGAGATGTTGAACTGTGAAATGGTCTCTATTTTGTTGCAGTATGGCGCAGATATCAACAGTCAAGACATATACGGATTAACACCCCTCCATATAGCCAGTAGAGCGTCTGGTAAAGAATTGGTATCACATCTTTTGGAAATGGGCGCTGATGTGAACGCCATAGACTATCAGAACCGAACAGCCTTGGACATTGCTTTGAACGAGTCAGTTGGAAATCAAAGAGTTATTTATATACTGAAAGAAAATATCATTATGAGAAACACTGCTGATCTGTATGTTTGTGAAGAAAACTTGAATAATCTTGAGTTTGACGAAGAGCTAGAATATTTTCAAGAGGTGTGCAGAAAGGAAGTcgagaaaatggaaaaatttaaaCTAGGAGGAAGCACAGTTTCCTATCACAATATACTAACTAAATCCATACACAAACTAGCTAAAATCATAATGAACCAAGATGTCCTAAGAGCGTTGAAGACAGTGAATCATCAGAATGAATTTCCTTTATATAGTAATATTACTGAGcggataataaaaaataattttagagACGCATTTGTGAGGAGACAGTTATTAGACAGTTCTATTGAATTATTCGATTTTCTCCTGAAACTGCCTCAAAACTGTATAGATCATATTTTGATCTATCTTAGTAATGACGACATGGTAAACTGGATAGCCTCTTTTGATAAGTAG
- the LOC123677497 gene encoding protein brambleberry-like — protein sequence MVSTEIRFIQLHMQQLLLNLLKLETKLNIKISTMFPKMNYLLLVLMFVMLCFQESTAGLNDYIKYYGKYFGYFPNEEVVNFNQNIPYEVAKLDEKFISEAAKLTGIALSELDSCQQRVILKLRTDCHKLNDEQLAKLSVHLLNCQSYVEGRQTYPCTEEMSIKECTTTMDSDTWTIYHLMSNRARAVCYMIRQTQFRGLAEKTVNSLMNAAKYQINTLDKIKVNQENLQTMASDTFDTLSKGHDVLSQQQKDLHSAQFHGQLAIEQNIARLVDEKRIIAEAHNELISLSKDLQEKIGDSRNQLQIQSNESKMNHQELINDLITLQEQTQKIFKKIEESSQLLLTQSKEFKDQYDYTLKNLIEVNKTVHNLVSLVGGTKKALEEQLHWVSTALGGTDLAIERLYLIMWHLAFFILGMIGSAFLDVQLGIRLIVILLPSFNLAIGLYGQHQHLDPLFLLAVMGFLALVQVLISWISSYKRSSKSNQLMLKQEEIPDSSCTSENNLSPDINKSSRYPDVSASEYYYSSKDLVDQPISEDFNDFGAPTPPLSRSGYYGSRSRSRTPNLLGGKGSCHAKTRVGTPCKLSCLPGRDFCHRHQAGDSIAGR from the exons atggtttcaacggAAATTCGATTCATTCAATTGCATATGCAACAGTTGCTTTTGAACTTGTTGAAACTTGAAactaaattgaatataaaaatatcgaCAATGTTTCccaaaatgaattatttattactAGTGCTTATGtttgttatgttatgttttcaAGAGTCAACAGCAGGTTTGAATgattacataaaatattatgGAAAGTATTTTGGTTACTTTCCAAACGAGGAAGTTGTGAATTTCAACCAAAATATTCCTTATGAAGTTGCAAAATtggatgaaaaattcatatcagaAGCTGCAAAATTGACTGGTATTGCCCTTTCAGAGTTAGATTCCTGTCAGCAAAGG GTCATTCTCAAATTAAGAACAGattgtcacaaattgaatgaTGAGCAGCTTGCTAAACTTTCTGTTCATCTTTTAAATTGCCAGTCTTATGTGGAGGGTAGGCAGACTTATCCTTGTACAGAAGAAATGAGCATTAAAGAATGTACAACTACTATGGACTCTGATACATGGACAATTTACCATTTGATGAGCAACAGAGCAAGAGCAGTTTGCTATATGATAAGACAAACGCAATTCAGAGGTCTAGCTGAAAAAACTGTTAATAGCCTTATGAATGCTGCTAAGTATCAAATTAATACTCTTGATAAAATAAAGGTGAATCAAGAAAATTTACAGACCATGGCTTCTGATACATTTGATACTCTATCAAAAG GACATGATGTATTATCGCAACAACAAAAAGATTTACATTCTGCTCAGTTCCATGGGCAACTAGCGATAGAGCAAAATATTGCTCGTCTTGTAGATGAGAAAAGAATTATTGCTGAAGCTCATAATGAACTGATTTCTCTCAGTAAAGATTTACAAGAGAAGATAGGAGATTCTAGAAATCAATTACAAATACAAAGTAATGAGAGTAAAATGAATCATCAAGAACTAATAAATGATTTGATTACTCTTCAAGAACAGActcaaaaaatcttcaaaaaaattg aagaaTCAAGTCAGTTGCTTTTAACTCAGTCTAAAGAATTCAAGGATCAATATGACTacactttgaaaaatttgatagaGGTTAACAAAACTGTGCATAATTTGGTATCTTTAGTTGGTGGAACCAAAAAAGCTCTTGAAGAACAACTACACTGGGTATCTACTGCCTTAGGAGGAACTGATTTGGCTATTGAGCGATTATATCTAATAATGTGGCATTTGGCCTTCTTTATTTTGGGCATGATTGGAAGTGCCTTTTTGGATGTTCAATTAGGCATAAGACTtattgttatattattaccTTCATTTAATTTAGCTATTGGACTCTATGGACAACACCAACATCTTGATCCACTCTTTTTACTAGCAGTTATGGGATTCTTAGCTTTGG TGCAAGTATTAATATCCTGGATATCAAGTTATAAGAGATCATCTAAATCTAACCAACTGATGCTAAAGCAGGAAGAAATTCCCGATTCTAGCTGTACTTCAGAAAATAATCTGAGCCCCGACATCAATAAAAGTTCTAGATACCCTGATGTATCAGCTTCTGAATATTACTATTCATCTAAGGACTTAGTAGATCAACCTATATCTGAGGATTTCAATGACTTTGGTGCACCCACCCCACCACTTTCCAGAAGTGGTTATTATGGATCGAGATCTAGGAGTAGAACTCCTAATCTCTTGGGGGGTAAAGGATCCTGTCATGCCAAAACAAGAGTGGGAACACCTTGCAAATTGTCTTGTTTGCCTGGTAGAGATTTTTGTCATAGACATCAAGCTGGAGATTCCATTGCAGGAAGATAA